Below is a genomic region from Plasmodium relictum strain SGS1 genome assembly, chromosome: 13.
tttattctacATATTTTgcttttgaaaattttttgaaaaatgaaaacattgaaaataaattctCCTTGAAAATaggaaataatttaaataaaataaaaaaagaatttcatAATAGTAATGAAGCTTTTCAtgaattaaatgaattaataaaatattttactttattatttgtaaaaaagtacgataaaaaaataaaagaaaatgaattttacttaaataataataaagaaatgaaTGAAAGTAGTAAcctattttataaaaaaaaggttaTATATTTAGACTTAGACAACAGTTTTTATATTGAAAGATACAAAAATATGATTCATTCttcaatatataaaataaaaaaattaatggaTACATATACAGAGTTTTGCTCTGAAAGAAGCTcctttttattcttattacttttagaaaataatgatctaaaagaaaaattgttttatatatacaaaaattttGGTAAAGAATATTTcctatttataaatttatttaattactatttaaaaaagtatataaatgACATTACCTTTTTAGACGTTTTcaaaaatttacaaattttaaaaatttttagttttaatGAACTATTTAatgtaataaattatatttatgagcaaatacaaaattattcTGTTACATCAGTTAATTATTTCAATAAATATGTTTCATCAGACTTGGGTATTTTAGTTCTTGAtaacttaaattatttatataagagTTACGGATTTAATActgatttaaataatgaactaacaattttattaaaaatattatcaaaaatatCTACAGAGTATAAAATTTGTGTTTTAATAACAACTAAcgataataaatatttaaacaaATATGATGATTATTTCAACAAGATTTATtcgaaatatatatataaccgTATAGTTGTaagatttataaataaaaaatttttttttgaatataattATCCTTCTAAAAAACATAAGcaatttcaaaataaaagcaATTCAAATAGTTCAAGTGAAGATAGTTTCGATGAAATAGGAGAAAATGGTGATGAAGCTTTCTATGAAAAAAGATACAACCaaagatatataaaagtaaaaaaaaaaaataaaataagcatCTGTTCttttgaaataaatgaatatggAATTCAAACTTTATTAGgctaatataaaataaaatacataaataaacgaaaaaaaaaaacagaaaaaaaaaaaaaaataatatagaaatatcatataaaataaaattcgaagtttcatataataaaaattatatatatatcatattaCGAACTTCTATTAGTAAACTATTTACAGTGATATTTATgctttttactttttaattgTTTAAATATCTTCtaaaatatgcatatatcCTTAATcttgtaaaatatatttttattgccTGGATATGGAAAAAAAtcttatttcataaaaaaaaaagaattttacttttaatgCAATTCTACATAATTTTAAAGCATTTACTTGaagaatttaaatatttttttatttttggaATTTTATCAGcaatatatagaaatataaaaaaacataattaaaattgtaaaaaaaaaaaaaaaattaaaatatttactttaaaagatttaaattatgttagaattcttttttttttttttcttaaaagatttttttaataaaggaaaatatatattattttttattaataaataagttttattttaaatgtgCACAtccataaaatatttttaaataaaattttttaaaatgcaaatatatattcgtctctttttttttttttcaaaataaaaaatgattatatatataagaaaatacatatgaatatttataaaaaagcctattaatatgttattaaaatatattttttttttttttttacttcaaAATGTTCGTAACAATTTAATAATAGTATATAAAATTCATTTCCGTGTttctatataataattatataaatgtatattcatacatttttatatttcttgcAATAGATGTaacaataaatattaattttcttttttttttttttaaagaattataatgaataagttaaataaaaatatgaatgcAACTTAAGTAATATTTCTTATAGATTTTtgtaaagtaaaaaatatatatatatatatataaagttataaatatatagccataatataatattaaatttcttAAGATGCTAATTCTTTTGCtgcaataattttttcttgaCCACAAGCTGATAGAACACTAACTAAAACTGATTTTCCATTATCAAATAAATTACGAATTTGTTTAGCTACATCGTCTAAATTTCCTTCTGAATCTTTAGGTAAACTTAAGTCGTCCTTTGTTTCTCCATTATCATGAAGTAATGAAACAAACCCATCTTCTGTAATATCAATTAATTGCAATTCAGTTCTTTTAACAACTGGTACATCCATATTATGAGATGTTGGACATAtatcttcatatttttttccaGTAAAAATATCAATACCTACAATATGAGCTTTTGCATGACCATGTTTCCCAGTTTTTGAAGTTGAATAATCAACAACTTTGCATGGGTGATCCTTTAACATAACATGAccgtttttttttattgcacCTGCTTGCACTGGAAATGTTTGAGATGCTCCTGCATCAATATTATCATATGTTTCGTGATCTGAcatctttaatatttttctttttaaatatgctaattttttaaaatatagcttttgtttttaacttcacactatttttatatattatttaaatatacatatatatacttatatatacataaatttcttttctttttaaatatatatttagcttatttatttattttttttttttttttttatataattttatatgtatttttcctttatttttacagatgttaaaattactttaaatatattttttaagaatatataaacatatatactttttttaattttaatatgcTTTTATATATCTGTAaaatctttaaattttttaaatagtatatttaaagaaaaaaataatataaatattttaaatacaaataaaaatattaaaaaattaaaatattatacaaagaataatatttacagtaaaataaagaaaaaatacatataaaaaaaaaattttttttttaaatattattaaaatatctaaatatataaaaaaagttttcaaaaaaaaaaaaaaaaaaaaaaaataaaataaaatatacttatatatatacgcATATATATGGTTATTTCTTTCTTCAATActaatatttaaaagtacTATTAGTAATCaagtaataattttaataacaaTGTCACAGATacttgtaaaaaataaaattttttttatgaccttttcatttatactatagaagaaaaaataaaatactttCTTTGAGCACTTCTTTTATACTTATATTTAAATGGTAAATCAATTAGTTTAAATGAGcaaataccttttattaaaataaaaatatagaattttagttattttgtttattttttttttattttatagctttttatataaaattaaaaaggcatacaatatttaattttaataatcataaaaaaaaaaaatatttttatagaattttaaaattatttaaacttTTAACACAAAAATAGGTAGgaataaaaattacttttcatttgtaattttttttttttttattatttaatagcttgttaaatttttcattataataatatcctatataaaaaaattactccATTATAGGTTTTATTgttctttctttttaaatacttcttcaaattttataataataatgtattTAAGGTCATTATTAACTAAAATTTTATACTTAAAGCAAATCAATGTATGCATATTAATTAACACATGAAACAAGAAAATAAGCTTATTTAATActtaagaaatatttaagtTATTTAATAAGATTTTCTAgatattttataaagaaaagttaaaaaaaaaaaaaatatgaaaatataaaaaattaatatttcatatataactttttaatgtttttttattcaacattacaaaaaagaattaaccttttaaaaaaattaagaataagaaaacaacaaaaaaaaaaaaaagaaaaaaagacaattgtggctattttttttttaatttaatatctTAAATACTAAAGATACCTTTTTCATTCTTAGATaatgtattataaaaatttacttaTATTACTTGGAattttattcaaaatattattataatctaaaaataaaaaaaataaaaaatgaaaataagaaaaagatgaaaaaagtgaaatgaataaaataattaatagggaaaatatataatatatatatatatatatatatatatatatatatatatgcatattttttttcattttttattttttaaatatttttctatataccTGTTTCAACAATATTTCTCAAAACAATTAGTATAAATGTTGTTATAACCCaagcttaaaaaaaaaaaagtaactattaataatacttattttatatgtatatgtatACTCGAATTCTTactaattaaagaaaaaattgtaCTTTTAgatgaaaaatttatagaACTGGgaatcataaaaaatatactaggatctataaaaagaaaataacaataataaatattttataaaaatttcctgcattttcaaaaatttcttttatataaatatatatatatatatttgtatatttttgttaaccTATGGGATTTattgttttatatattagataaaaaatttgagTTAAACTCGTAGCAATAGGTAGTGAACACAAGAatgatataatatatttgtcCAATTGCCTtaaaacaataaataaaaaaaaaagaaaaaaaaacttgtaatcaaatgaaataaaataattatcattataaTGATAATGTTAATAACGTAAGTATTCAAatgatattataataattaagaACAAAATTGATACTATGAAAAGGTGGAGCTAATAAGAGATAATTaaagttttattatttatttaataaaaattatatcatttatttattttgtgaatattttgaattaatatttgcaatattcataattttttttttttttctttttttttgtattatatatttttacactGATATAGGGCTTTGTAATgaattatttgaaaataatttagaaaataatttagtaATAATTAATGCTACAATACTGAGTGCCAATAAATgaactatttttaaaatcaaaTAACTATTTCCCTttaatacttaaaaaaaaatatatttaaaaatttatatataattaaatttaagaaatgtaatatatatgtataattatgaatattttttaataaattattaacaatttatgtaaattaaTCCACTAAAACCATAATCGAAAGCATTTAACTCATCTCCTCTTAAATTTGTTGAAATGTCATATATTAACTTAGCAGAaatctaataaaaaagaaatacatatatatatatatatatatatatatatatatatatatatatatatgtatctttatatatatatacttacaAAACAAAAGATGTATCtggtatatttatataatgtcTTAGATGTACAGTCTGATTTAGCTAGATGAAAAATCGTtactaaaaagaaaaaaaattttattttctatattacaACTagctttttataatatttatttttttttaacatccAAATACTAATGGTAAAGAGCAGACATATCCAATGTTTAGAATTCcattagttaaaaaaaaaacaattaaaaGAGCAAAATATGCTAAAAgtagaataatataaaacattaatattttttatataaatatttatgtacaTATCtgcaatatttttttcctatCTTTTTAGTTATACCTAATATAGATGATAAAGTTAAAGTTATTTGATATCTCGTATGACCTAAtagaaaatatgaaattttattaattttcattttttaaattaagtaTTTATGCACATAgaagtatattttttcacCAAATATTccaatatatgaaaaataaggtaatagaaataatagtAAAAGAGTAATATATGTTCTCATAATTACATTAGAAACCTTTAACAaagattaaataaaaattttgtttttattactgttagatatataataaatatgttatttttttttttcctttttcctAGTATATCCattccttttttctttttattaacaaTTTAATGGAAATATATTCATGATTATGTATCTcaagtattattttttatatataaaatatattacttGATTAATTGAATAAGCTTTGTCTATTGTTTTACTcaatatatctatatattcaattatattaactctttttattttttattttttttttaattttaataaaattttatttattttattactaaACCTGCTTTATTTTTGACCTGAGCAAATCTTGTGTTATCGCTATGAACAATTCGAGATAAAAAATTAGCTGATGGTGATGAAgctataaaaaagaaaaaaaaaaattatttcagtTTAATAACTTATATATTAagcatatttttaaaaaaaagaaaaaattgatgGAAAATTGATGAACCAAAAAAATAGGTAAAACTTTTGAATTCATCATCTAAGTAGACATCTTGCTTTTGAATAATGCTTTCAacaatttttgtttttttaaaaataacaaataataaaaaaataaaaattgaatattTCTTCATGTTTTTTAGTTGAATTTTacaaataaacaaaaatacttttatttttttttttttttgatttaaaaaaaatagcctCAGttaaacaaagaaaaaaaaagataaatagaaatattaaaaagatatatcaaatatatatatatatatacagagagagagagagaaatatatatatactattgatactcaaaataattttctattatatttttttctttttatttaaagtttGATTTTTCTTagtttaatttattttttatatatttttgactTTAACCTTTATATACGTAAAATAAGAAGcataattattattgtaCTGTATgtacattattttattttttttatagattaAAAAAGGttgtataatttaatatcatatgttttataaaaaaaaaaaaatagataaatagataaataaataaaaatacaaaaaatattttgttaataacaaatttttttttaataatatagataaaaaattaatctaaataaattattaaaattgtaataatacatatactaaattttatagaatatctttaaatttcttttctttcttcAAACATATTAATgtgattattttttttttttttttttgttcataaGAGTATATATAtcctttatatttaaaaaattgctCTCATTACATTAGTacaaatttttcttttatttttcagtaaaaaattacacattatctttatttattatatttttaatgttttctAGTTTTAAAGTAAGTTTGTATGTAGAAGTGTTACTTAGTGTATTTTTCCTTCTCTGCTCATCACACAATTCACTTAAAtcttttatatcattaataAAATGATCAAAAAACTTTTGTAAGTCTacattattaatttcaaTAGAATTTTCTACAGATAGTTTTCCTTTTTCTATATGCAATGGAGCACCATATCTATCTTGATAAATTTCACATAAGTTGTCATTGCAACTCAAAATAATAGAATTAGAATCaatcataaaatttaaaataaatcttaattctttaaatatatttcttttttcacaTTCTTCTGTTACATCTAAGCAAAGATTAATTGTTTTAGGTGACATATATAATGGATATGCATAATGGTTCGATTCTACATGCtgacaaaaatataataaaaatagtaagtAAATACAACCAGCTTGAAAatcaataatattatttttatacttttcaaggtatttattattttcttcaaaactttttttgaaaatatctTTCCAAGCACACCACAATACTTGCCAAacacaaaaattattttcatattttgatttacataatattaaagaaaattttgttTCTTTAAAGATTAagctaaatatatataagtctttatattctttgttttttattttatactttttattcaTCCATATGTATagtatattttctatatcttCTACACTATATTTATATCTACCTGGTAATGAAACAGGAACATAATGTCCATTGCATATATCACCAACTCTTTGAACATACTTCTCTTCATCTATTATGTCAATAGTATACATTGTTATatgtacttttttttctatataattacaaattaattgaaaaaagatatatatatatatatatatatatatatttttttttataactcaATTTCTCAATCTTACTTTTTGTCAACACTGATAATATTTcagttattttaaaatattttttattaaatatttttccttattacattttaatatttttaatttgatgAATTATAGAGTTTCTGTTGTTTATTAACTGTTACGACTTCATATGTttctttctattttattccatattattttttgttttcacatataactatatatattattttctttgttattttattattgtttttttttttttctatatttaaaatatgataaagCTTTATTTAACAATTTATTGAATAAGGCTAATCATATTTTTCCAGGAATTCAgtgtataaaataaaataataaaaaaaaaaaagttataaatgtaaaatatcAATAATATCTTGATATacctttttaaatttttataaatacattttttttttctttttcattgtgttaaaaaaaaaactgcTAATAATCTTGATTAAGTATTATCtaatatgaaatattttgaatgaatcatattttaaaaaaaatattttcaaatttaataatgaaaataaaaaaaagtaattaaaaaatgaataaatatattttcaagtcatagaagaaaaaaaaaaaataaaaaaattaaaatatgcttatatatatatatatatacaaaataacATAGCAACATAATGTattcataatatatttttaattttcaatattcatttataatataaaaaagataattagATAAACATTTAACATATTAATCcgttacttttatttttcagttttaaaaatgaaataactAATCATTTGTTAATATTAACACCTTTAAGTTGTGCCATTTTGATTAATATTTTTGctgttattaatattataatttcttaatttataaatCCTTATTGTgccaatatatttttttttctgaatttgttattataaataatatacttTTGGCTTTCTATGTAAGCATAACATTCTAtataagaacaaaaaaaaaaaaaaaaataaaataaaaaaaaataattataaaaaataaaaataaaaaaaataatttttttaaattaaatattaattatataaaattaacttAATAATGGACAACGAAATTATTGGTTTAGAACAAATTTTTCCTGATACTTATACTCAAAATATCACATTAATATCCATGTATTGTTTTGAATTAAAGAAAGATGTAGCATATGAAgctttaaatattatgaaaaattttattaatagcCAATTATATGATCATTATAATCATTTGAAAAGATgtaaaaaaacaaatgatACTGTACAAATTTTAATAGGATTTTGTAAGAAAATACCAAATGAATTATGTAATGAGTTAACAAATATAAACAAAGgagaaattaaaattaaagaaataaaagtttCTAAATATCCACCTATGACAAGAAAACAATATTCCGAATGGTCTAAGTTTTGGCCAATTTATTATCGTAAGCCTTCGTATGATTTATCTACTTTAACAAAAGAACAAACAAAgaaatacataaattttttaaaaatttccaTTAATGTCGGAAAAAGTTTTGGTACATGTCAAAGTGGATGTGTCTTAACATACgatgataaaataatagcTTGTTCAggtgataatataaaaaaccaTCCTTTACAACATTCAGTTATGTTAGCCATTGAAGAAGCTTCATATAAATTACGGCATTTAtcacaaattaaaaaaatgagaaataTCAAAAGTTGTGAACATAAcaataaaattaacaaatgCTTAAGTGAGTCATGTATGCAATCTTTAACACATAAAAACAATGAACTGAAAGATTGCAAAGAACAAAATAATGACAACGATACTGCAAACAAATCCACAATAATTGAAAAAggaaattttaatgaaacaatattaaaagatgataatgaagatttaaatatatataaaccaATAAAAACAGATCAATATCTCTGTACTAATTATTGTGCTTATTTAAGTCATGAACCATGTTTTATGTGCGCTATGGCGATGGTACATTCAAGAATTAAATGTGTGGTATTTGATGAAGTGAATAAAGAGAATGGTGCTTTATTTAGTAAAGAAAAACTGCATtgcttaaaaaatattaatcatCATTTTAAGGTGTATAAAACTATAAGAAGAAATACATAAGTTCCTcgtttatattttattattatgttttatcttttattgttaattttatattttttatttcatattaatttaaatcttgctatttttttttaaatttttttttttttttagattaattcattattaaatttaaatatatttttaatagttaatttttttttattttattatcttctaTTTTACCTTGTAttgcaattttttttgtcaatatatatctaatatttttaaaaaagttttattaaaacttaaatttttttataatagaaTATGAAATTCATACTTacacttttaattttttattttttttgtttgtttgtattttttttaat
It encodes:
- the EIF5A gene encoding eukaryotic translation initiation factor 5A, putative — protein: MSDHETYDNIDAGASQTFPVQAGAIKKNGHVMLKDHPCKVVDYSTSKTGKHGHAKAHIVGIDIFTGKKYEDICPTSHNMDVPVVKRTELQLIDITEDGFVSLLHDNGETKDDLSLPKDSEGNLDDVAKQIRNLFDNGKSVLVSVLSACGQEKIIAAKELAS
- a CDS encoding cytidine deaminase, putative produces the protein MDNEIIGLEQIFPDTYTQNITLISMYCFELKKDVAYEALNIMKNFINSQLYDHYNHLKRCKKTNDTVQILIGFCKKIPNELCNELTNINKGEIKIKEIKVSKYPPMTRKQYSEWSKFWPIYYRKPSYDLSTLTKEQTKKYINFLKISINVGKSFGTCQSGCVLTYDDKIIACSGDNIKNHPLQHSVMLAIEEASYKLRHLSQIKKMRNIKSCEHNNKINKCLSESCMQSLTHKNNELKDCKEQNNDNDTANKSTIIEKGNFNETILKDDNEDLNIYKPIKTDQYLCTNYCAYLSHEPCFMCAMAMVHSRIKCVVFDEVNKENGALFSKEKLHCLKNINHHFKVYKTIRRNT